The Miscanthus floridulus cultivar M001 chromosome 6, ASM1932011v1, whole genome shotgun sequence genomic interval TGAAGCTCTAGATAGAACATTTAGAGACATCTTGTCACACCGCACAGAAGGTGCTGCGAATTTAGTTTTCGGTGGCAAGATTGTTGTTCTAGGTGGTGATCTTCGCCAAATTCTGCCTGTGGTTCCAGGTGGTGATAGACCCCAGATTGTCAATGATGCGATAGTAAACTCTTCTCTATGGAAACATGTTAAGATTTTGTCACTTACTACAAATATGAGGCTCAATAGACAAGACCTGGACAACGAGTCGCAGAAAGAGATTGCTGAGTTTAGCAAATGGGTGCTAGATATTGGTGAGGGCAAGATTGAGAGTTTAGGCACCAGTAGTGAGACCCAGGGAACATGAATTAAAATTCTGCGTGAGCTGCTGCTCATGCCACAAGAAGATAAGGTCGCCTTTATGGTTAGTTCCATCTACCCAGATCTAGGTGCCAAGTATGCTGATGCATACTACCTCCAGGCGTGGGCCATCTTGACCCTAACAAACGAAGCTGTAGATACTATTAACTCATACGTGGTGTCCCTGATACCTGGGGAAGAGAAGGAGTACCTAAGCTGTGATAGAATTGCTAAATCCCCAGATACCCATGACTCTTTTAATCTGTTGTATCCTACTGAATTTCTAAATTCAATAAACGGAAACAATTTCCCACAGCACCGCCTCTGTCTTAAAAAAGGTGTGCCAATAATGATGCTTAGAAACCTTGATCAAGCAGGTGGTCTATGTAACGGCACAAGACTGATTGTCACAAATATAGGTGAGATGTTAATAGAAGCAAAGATAATGACCGGCACACATATTGGTGACATAGTACACATACCAAGAATTTGTCTAACACTTAAAAATATGAGACTGCCATTTACTTTGGAAAGACGCCAGTTCCCGGTCAAAGTCTGTTATGCCATGACCATTAACAAGAGTCAAGGCCAAACCTTAGAACATGTTGGCGTATACTTAAAAGGTCCTGTTTTCAGTCATGGCCAGCTATATGTTGCTGTTTCGCGCGTCACTTCAAAGCGAGGCCTTAAGATACTCATAGAAGGTGCAGATGGTGGTTGTACAGATGAGACACAGAATATTGTTTACCAAGAAATACTCTCCGTCGTGTATCAAGCCGTGGACGAATCTTAGTTCCCTTTCTTTTGCTATGTTAGGACACCTTTTGCATTGAGTGTCCACACTGGTTTTGGGTCATTTTGCTTCGGTGTGTACTGACAGCTTTTGTATTGGTTGTAACCATGATTTTACAGTCAGCTTCACTGAAGTGTGTGTCCAACGGGGATAGTCCACCTAAATAACCAGCAAGCACCATCCATCTAATAATGGTGTTAGTGTTTAGACTCTTCTGTGTGTTTTCCCTATTTTGCGTGTGTTTTATCACTGAATGTTCATAGAACTCCGTGCACTGTCGGTTTACATACAACCTATAAAATGGATTCCTAGATGTTCTCAGTTTTTGTGCTTGTTTTTTTATCTTTCCTTAGTTTCATTACAAGATTATAACCTGCTGCTTCTATTTACTGATAAAATGATTCTCTGTAGCTTTGAACGATGGCTTTTTCGATGCTGCCTGCCTTGCGCCCTAATGACTGGCGTGCGGTCATCTGTGTCCGTGTCTGCCGCAAGTGGGAGTATCACAGTGGGACCAATGACGGTCCGGTACAGCACGTGGACCTTGTGCTTCTTGATGAACAGGTTGGTCAGTCTATCATTGGTGAAGGTCGGCTCCCAAGCATTTTTTACTGGCCCATGTATCTCTCCATTTAtttatgttggtttcctttttttCCACTATAGGGCAACAGTCTCTATGGTGAAATCCCTGGACCTGAGGTTCATGCAAAGAGCCCGCTCATAGATGAGGGGGGCATCTATGTGATTGATCGATTTAGGGTCTCCAATGCGAAGGCAGCCTACAGGCCTGTTGACGCCCCCTACATGGTTGAGTTCACACTGCACACCACTGTGTTAGCTTGGCATGCCTGACTTCCCAAAATATGTGTACAAGATCACTCCTATAGATGGCCTTGTTGCTCATTCTGGTGACACTAAGAACTTCCATGGTGAGTTATACCTATATAAACTCTGTGATTTTAATTCAATTTTCCTTTGTGAGTTCATATCTATACAGACTCTGTGATTTGAATTCAATGTTCTCTAATATAACTGTACTTTCCCTAATATTGTTGCAGATACCATTGGAACACTGGTGGAGGTATCTGACATCCACACTGTGCATCTGCCTAACAAACCCACGCCCACGCTCTCCAGGCACATTGTTCTTAGGGACCTTAGGTGACACATTGTGCTCTCCATGCCTACCCTTTCCATGGCACGACTACACATTTGCTAATTCTCTTACTTAAACCATTGTGCTCTCAATTTCAGCTATTCTGAGATAAAGATCACTCTGTGGGGCCAAAGAGCCACTGCGTTCTCTACTGAGGGTGTCTATGATAGCAATGAAGCCAAGCCAATCGTTGTCCTGTTTGTCGGAGGACTGGTGAAATCTTTCCAAGGTATTAGCACTGTTCTATTTCTTCTGTGGTCCAGTACATGCTGAGTAGTAGTATGCACTCCTCTATTGATTCCCAAGAGTCTGAACATCATATTCATGAAATTCAGGCAGCTACTACCTAAGTGGCAATACAACATGCCGTTGGTATTTCAATCCAACAATTCTAGAGGCGCACCAGTTCTATGCGAGGTACATTCTGTTACCCAAATATAGCTCATGACCCTTCCTTTACTTGGCGCTTTGCCAACTTTACCTAATGTGTTGTCTCCACCcagtttccacaaccagaggctTGAGATAAGGTCAGTCGCAGCACTAGTGCAGCAACAGATCCAAGTCCATGTACCAGCACAGCTTGATGAGAAGAACCTAAAACAGCTAAACGACATGAACCCATATGAATTCTCTGTAAGAAGCAACCTCATTTCATTCTGATTTTACCATGGCCACTTTTCCCTTCTACCCATTTTATATTCCTCTCCCCAACATTACAGGAAAATCGATACCGCTGCACTGTCACTATTGGACGCCTTGTTCCCAACACATCATGGTGGTTTCCATCTTGCAACAAGTGCAGCAAGTCCTATGTGCCAGATGGTACTGGATATAGATGCATTCCATGCTCAAACACATCGTTCAAGTTCAAGTAAGTGCTTCTTCCACTGTTTGCTTGCTTCCCAATCTCATAGTAGGATACACCTACATACTGAATGCAAACTAACAACAGGTACAAGGTGTGTTTCATAGCCCTCGATGGCACTGATGAAGCTGAGATGGTTTGCTTTGGAGACATTGCTCGTCGTATGATTGGGAAGCCTGTCCAACAGCTTCTGAGGACATCTACAAGTGCTAATGCATATCCACCTGATATAACAAAGCTGGTCTCTCTTAGATTCACTTTCGTAGTTACAATGACCCGTCAGAGCTACTACAGGGCCTAGAAGACCTACAATGTTGCATCTCTGGTGACAGCACATGGCCATCCTGTTGCTGTTCCGGCTAATGCTGCACGTGGTAATGCTGGAAACAAAGACCATGGCCATCTTGGTGCCGCTGAATCTGGTGATTCCTCGGGTACAAGTGATGGTGCAGATACACATCAGCTGTTATCTGCTGGTACACCGGATGGCACTCTGTCTTCACCAGGCCCTTTAAACGTATGTTTCTTCTAACACCTAGATTTAGTGGCGCTATTTCAAGGCTTTTGTGTGCGATGATCACAATCCTTGCTTTCTGCAGACTCCACCGCCCAAGCTTGATGGCCTTGAAACACCGGTGTCGAAGAAACATTCTAGAAGGTAATATATTTGCTCTGTGCCTCTCCAACACATTCACCATATGTCTGTTCATCTGTGTTTGAttgctcctcatccacagtggccCATCCAAGAGCAGCAACCATCCTTCCTCTCGTCGTAGGCTTTTCAAAGAGAGTACTGGTGCTGACATTGCTGATCTAGACGGTGCAGGCGCAAGGTATGCAGTCATCATGCTCTTGTAGTCTAGGCCAACTGCTAGCTTTCAGAACATCTCATGGCTCAAATGTGATTCACTATTCCTTGTTGTTAGCCATTTCTTCAAGATTTAGAAAAAATCGTACCTCCTTATTTTAAATGAACTTTATCATACATATAAAATCAAAGGCACCATTCAATTGTTACACCAAGGCTAAACAATGTGATAATGCTATACACCTCTCTTCAGAAGAACTAATTCTTTGCCTCTAATGCAAAGTCATCTCAACAAATATGGAAAAGATGAGATTATAACCCATGCCATCTCCTGTGTGCCTTCTTACAGCGCTGTGTCTAACAAGACTCAGGCTCCTAAAGATGACCGCTCCTCTGGGGAACCTTCTACCGCTCAGGAGAGC includes:
- the LOC136460344 gene encoding uncharacterized protein translates to MAFSMLPALRPNDWRAVICVRVCRKWEYHSGTNDGPVQHVDLVLLDEQGNSLYGEIPGPEVHAKSPLIDEGGIYLGMPDFPKYVYKITPIDGLVAHSGDTKNFHDTIGTLVEVSDIHTVHLPNKPTPTLSRHIVLRDLSYSEIKITLWGQRATAFSTEGVYDSNEAKPIVVLFVGGLVKSFQGSYYLSGNTTCRWYFNPTILEAHQFYASFHNQRLEIRSVAALVQQQIQVHVPAQLDEKNLKQLNDMNPYEFSENRYRCTVTIGRLVPNTSWWFPSCNKCSKSYVPDGTGYRCIPCSNTSFKFKYKVCFIALDGTDEAEMVCFGDIARRMIGKPVQQLLRTSTSANAYPPDITKLVSLRFTFVVTMTRQSYYRA